One window of the Paraburkholderia sp. PGU19 genome contains the following:
- a CDS encoding ATP-binding protein — MDSSIVVPMHVHGAAARASDATRASNASARRRSSKAAMANHANADATADTTARTASSDELARLQARVRELASELTRTQEATRRHVAQELHDSLGAELTAARFALAGVETWLPADAPPQCTTALATAQRSLDAVTEAAQQAVGDLHSPTLDKGIVCALSHWTNSFAARTGLRMSFVCAADARLTRLSADASLAVFRVAQEALNNVAKHARASGADMRIETTAQHLSIVVSDDGVGIPAHAGQDERQFGLAGMRARCNAFDGELRVAASAGQARGTTVNARFEWKALLGNAPRARRTAIRL; from the coding sequence ATGGATTCGTCGATCGTGGTGCCGATGCATGTGCACGGCGCGGCTGCTCGCGCGAGCGATGCCACACGCGCATCCAATGCGTCTGCCCGCCGCCGTTCCAGCAAAGCCGCGATGGCAAACCACGCCAACGCGGACGCCACTGCGGACACCACCGCGCGCACGGCATCCAGCGACGAACTCGCGCGTCTGCAAGCGCGGGTACGCGAGCTGGCATCCGAGCTGACGCGCACGCAGGAAGCCACGCGCCGCCATGTCGCGCAGGAACTGCACGACAGCCTCGGCGCCGAATTGACGGCCGCGCGCTTCGCGCTCGCTGGCGTCGAAACCTGGCTACCCGCCGACGCCCCGCCCCAATGCACCACCGCCCTCGCCACCGCGCAGCGCTCGCTCGACGCCGTTACTGAAGCGGCGCAACAGGCCGTCGGCGATCTGCACTCGCCGACGCTCGACAAGGGCATCGTCTGCGCGCTGTCGCATTGGACCAACAGCTTCGCCGCGCGTACCGGCCTGCGCATGAGCTTCGTGTGCGCCGCCGACGCCCGCCTCACGCGCCTGTCCGCTGATGCATCGCTCGCCGTGTTCCGCGTCGCCCAGGAAGCGCTGAACAACGTCGCCAAGCACGCACGCGCATCGGGCGCCGACATGCGCATCGAAACCACCGCGCAGCATCTGAGCATCGTCGTCAGCGACGACGGCGTCGGCATTCCCGCGCACGCGGGACAGGACGAGCGCCAGTTCGGGCTGGCGGGCATGCGCGCGCGCTGCAACGCGTTCGACGGCGAATTGCGCGTCGCTGCGTCCGCCGGTCAGGCGCGCGGCACGACCGTGAATGCGCGCTTCGAATGGAAAGCCTTGTTGGGCAATGCGCCGCGCGCGCGACGCACCGCGATCCGCTTGTGA
- a CDS encoding ferredoxin--NADP reductase gives MSNLNPQTVLSVHHWTDTLFSFTCTRDASFRFENGQFTMVGLEVDGKPLIRAYSMASANYEENLEFLSIKVQDGPLTSRLQHLKVGDQVLIGKKPTGTLMADNLLPGKTLWLLSTGTGLAPFMSIIKDPDVYDRYERVVLTHTCRFVDELAYKEYITDHLPAHEHIGELIQEKLVYYPTVTREQFANRGRITDLIETKKLFEDLDLPHFSLENDRVMLCGSPHMLRDTRELLDSLGFQEGSNNNPGHYVVEKAFVG, from the coding sequence ATGAGCAACCTGAATCCACAAACCGTCCTGAGCGTCCACCACTGGACCGATACGCTTTTCAGCTTCACCTGCACGCGCGACGCGTCGTTCCGCTTCGAAAATGGCCAGTTCACGATGGTCGGCCTCGAAGTCGACGGCAAGCCGCTGATCCGTGCGTACAGCATGGCTAGCGCCAACTACGAAGAAAACCTCGAATTCCTGAGCATCAAGGTGCAGGACGGCCCGCTGACGTCGCGCCTCCAGCATCTGAAGGTCGGCGACCAGGTCCTGATCGGCAAGAAGCCGACGGGCACGCTGATGGCCGACAACCTGCTGCCCGGCAAGACGCTGTGGCTGCTGTCGACGGGCACGGGCCTCGCGCCCTTCATGTCGATCATCAAGGACCCGGACGTCTATGACCGCTACGAGCGCGTGGTGCTGACGCACACCTGCCGTTTCGTCGACGAACTGGCATACAAGGAATACATCACGGACCACCTGCCGGCGCACGAGCACATCGGCGAGCTGATCCAGGAAAAGCTGGTGTACTACCCGACCGTCACGCGCGAGCAGTTCGCGAACCGTGGCCGCATCACGGACCTGATCGAAACGAAGAAGCTCTTCGAAGATCTCGACCTGCCGCACTTCTCGCTCGAAAACGACCGCGTGATGCTCTGCGGCAGCCCGCACATGCTGCGCGACACGCGTGAACTGCTCGACAGCCTGGGCTTCCAGGAAGGCAGCAACAACAATCCTGGCCACTACGTCGTCGAAAAGGCGTTCGTCGGCTAA
- a CDS encoding LysE family transporter gives MHHYLPILLQIALVYLIALVSPGPNFFMITQLSLAGRRRLGAASALGVGTGSTIWASLAMLGFATVLQRIDWLYNGIRIAGAIYLVWFGIKLVRSSTKRGEAIVVNVETPPANDRGAHFRAWRTGMLTCLTNPKSCAFWTSIFATLFPAHPPLWFYGVALAMIGMMSVGWYGSVALMFATERTQRGYRRLRRPIDGVCGALLVGLGAKLAAES, from the coding sequence ATGCACCACTATCTGCCGATCCTGCTGCAAATCGCCCTCGTCTATCTGATCGCGCTGGTCAGTCCCGGTCCCAACTTCTTTATGATCACGCAGCTCTCGCTGGCCGGACGACGCAGGCTGGGCGCGGCGTCGGCGCTGGGCGTCGGCACAGGGTCGACGATCTGGGCGTCGCTCGCCATGCTCGGCTTCGCGACCGTGCTGCAACGGATTGACTGGCTGTACAACGGCATTCGCATCGCGGGCGCGATCTATCTGGTGTGGTTCGGCATCAAGCTCGTGCGTTCGAGCACGAAACGCGGCGAAGCCATCGTCGTGAACGTCGAAACGCCGCCCGCCAACGACCGCGGCGCGCATTTCCGCGCATGGCGCACGGGCATGCTCACGTGTCTGACGAATCCGAAATCCTGCGCGTTCTGGACCAGTATCTTTGCGACACTGTTTCCGGCGCACCCGCCGCTGTGGTTCTACGGCGTGGCGCTCGCGATGATCGGGATGATGTCGGTGGGCTGGTACGGCAGCGTCGCGCTGATGTTCGCGACGGAGCGCACGCAACGCGGCTATCGACGCCTGCGCCGGCCGATCGACGGCGTGTGCGGCGCGCTGCTCGTCGGCTTAGGTGCGAAACTCGCCGCCGAAAGCTGA
- a CDS encoding IS4 family transposase — MARLALQRAIAPQWIDGVFAEHRQRQYPRELLFSTVVELMTLVSLGLSPSLHAAATQTKPLPVSLAAFYEKVNRTEPAILRALVQGSAQRLGPVLAALPCQPSLPGWRVRVLDGNHLPASEKRLAALREQRGAALPGHALVVYEPDLGLVTDLVAIEDAHAQERSAMAPLIECAGAGELWLADRNFCTGTILQGWHQAQACFIVREHGRNSPALASSGPWVDGARIETGQVREQRIDLKAGFVWRRIELTLDKPTDAGDTVILLWSNLPAAVGAHEIARLYRKRWRIEGMFQRLESVLHSEIRTLGHPRAALLGFTVAVLAYNVLATLKRSVEAAHAAADETGAAPPDVSTYYLAVQIRSQYEGMLIALPPNEWSHWSDATPDVIAGKLLELARCVDPIQVRTRTRGPKTRKPAPYVEGAVARAHHSTARLLKRAKGGTS, encoded by the coding sequence ATGGCACGCCTGGCACTGCAGAGAGCCATCGCGCCGCAATGGATCGACGGGGTGTTCGCCGAGCACCGGCAGCGGCAATATCCACGTGAATTGCTGTTCTCGACGGTGGTTGAACTGATGACGCTGGTGTCGCTGGGACTGAGTCCGTCGCTGCACGCTGCAGCGACACAGACGAAGCCCCTGCCGGTGTCGCTGGCCGCGTTCTACGAGAAGGTCAACCGTACCGAACCCGCGATCCTGCGTGCCCTGGTACAGGGCAGCGCACAGCGTCTGGGGCCGGTGCTGGCGGCGTTGCCATGCCAGCCCAGCCTGCCCGGCTGGCGTGTGCGGGTGCTTGATGGCAATCACCTGCCGGCCAGTGAGAAACGGCTGGCGGCGTTGCGCGAGCAGCGTGGCGCGGCGTTGCCGGGGCACGCGCTGGTGGTCTACGAGCCGGATCTGGGTCTGGTCACAGATCTGGTCGCCATCGAGGATGCGCACGCGCAGGAGCGCTCGGCCATGGCCCCGCTGATTGAATGTGCCGGCGCGGGCGAATTGTGGCTGGCTGACCGGAACTTCTGCACCGGGACCATCCTGCAGGGCTGGCATCAGGCACAGGCCTGCTTCATCGTGCGCGAACACGGCCGCAACAGCCCGGCGCTTGCCAGCAGTGGGCCATGGGTGGACGGTGCACGTATCGAGACAGGTCAGGTGCGAGAGCAACGCATTGACCTGAAGGCTGGCTTCGTCTGGCGTCGCATCGAGCTGACGCTGGACAAGCCGACTGATGCAGGCGATACCGTGATTCTGTTGTGGAGCAACCTGCCTGCCGCGGTGGGCGCACACGAGATTGCCCGGCTGTACCGCAAGCGCTGGCGTATCGAGGGCATGTTCCAGCGACTCGAGTCGGTCCTGCACAGCGAGATCCGCACCTTGGGTCATCCACGTGCCGCGCTGCTGGGCTTTACCGTCGCGGTGCTGGCGTACAACGTGCTGGCCACGCTCAAGCGCAGTGTTGAAGCTGCGCATGCTGCCGCCGATGAAACAGGTGCAGCGCCGCCGGACGTCTCGACGTACTACCTCGCCGTGCAGATTCGCAGCCAGTATGAGGGCATGCTCATCGCGCTGCCGCCAAATGAATGGTCGCACTGGAGCGATGCCACGCCCGACGTGATTGCCGGCAAACTGCTCGAGCTGGCCCGCTGCGTCGACCCGATTCAGGTGCGCACACGCACGCGTGGCCCCAAGACCCGCAAACCCGCACCCTATGTCGAAGGTGCGGTAGCCCGCGCCCATCACAGTACCGCTCGCCTGCTTAAACGCGCCAAAGGCGGGACATCTTGA
- a CDS encoding ABC transporter permease, which produces MKKNLPILIALGALIVLGLVRYEHFASEYNITSFWRYNSMFALISVGMAFVIITGGIDLSVGTVAAMSSVVAALASPYGGWVAVLAGAGAGLLVGVLNGFIITRLKILPFITTLATSLGAHGLGLLLGKNDAVSISSDTNFANFGQGDLFGLPIPGLIALVAAVAGWLALRSTRFGRHSLAIGGSEEAARLMGLNVNRTLVAVYAVSGLLAGLAGVILAAQFGAGQPNEGVGWELFAISAVVLGGTLLTGGEGSIAMTIAGVLLLGLVFNLLNFENGLGFISLSAYWQSVIRGVFLLLVIVLQARVLKQRAHKATTPGVGAGAGAGQSAG; this is translated from the coding sequence ATGAAAAAGAACCTGCCCATCCTGATCGCGCTCGGCGCGCTAATCGTGCTCGGACTCGTGCGCTACGAGCATTTCGCGTCCGAGTACAACATCACGTCTTTCTGGCGCTACAACTCGATGTTCGCGCTGATCTCCGTCGGCATGGCGTTCGTCATCATCACGGGCGGCATCGATCTGTCCGTCGGCACGGTCGCGGCGATGTCGAGCGTGGTGGCGGCGCTGGCGAGTCCGTACGGCGGCTGGGTCGCCGTGCTCGCGGGCGCGGGCGCGGGCCTGCTGGTCGGCGTGCTCAACGGCTTCATCATCACGCGGCTGAAAATCCTGCCGTTCATCACGACGCTCGCGACGAGCCTCGGCGCGCACGGCCTCGGGCTGCTACTCGGCAAGAATGACGCTGTGTCGATTTCGTCCGATACGAACTTCGCGAACTTCGGTCAGGGTGATCTGTTCGGCCTGCCGATTCCCGGTCTCATCGCGCTTGTCGCCGCCGTCGCGGGCTGGCTCGCGCTGCGCAGCACGCGCTTCGGCCGGCATTCGCTGGCGATCGGCGGCAGCGAGGAAGCGGCGCGTTTGATGGGGTTGAACGTGAACCGCACGCTGGTCGCCGTGTATGCCGTGAGCGGTTTGCTGGCCGGGCTGGCGGGCGTGATCCTCGCCGCACAGTTCGGCGCGGGGCAACCGAATGAGGGCGTCGGCTGGGAGTTGTTTGCGATTTCGGCTGTGGTGCTCGGCGGCACGCTGCTGACGGGCGGCGAAGGCTCGATCGCAATGACCATCGCGGGCGTGCTGCTGCTCGGGCTCGTGTTCAATCTGCTGAACTTCGAGAACGGGCTTGGGTTTATCAGTCTGTCGGCGTACTGGCAGTCGGTGATACGCGGCGTGTTCCTGCTGCTCGTGATCGTGCTGCAGGCGCGCGTGCTCAAACAGCGCGCACATAAGGCCACGACGCCGGGCGTGGGTGCGGGTGCGGGTGCGGGGCAATCTGCGGGGTGA
- a CDS encoding ABC transporter permease, whose product MAHESLRNDGAPLASAKPAPDASTVKKKRRIAVQREIVVLLAMLVFNLLFTQHFWSLQTFNVNLTQVVTIVIVGIGMTLVVATGGIDLSVGASMAIAGALAPMLFLHIAGPLGIALAFVLPVLAAAVCGVFNGFLVTRLAVQPIVATLVLFIAGRGIAQVVTDGSLQAFNNPAFQWIALGKVAGVPFQVLLMFALVAFFAWVVKKTLFGQYLLVTGGNEKSAYLSGVPTARVKMIAYTLCAALSGLAGLISISVNSSSDANVVGLGIELDAIAAVAVGGTALTGGKAYIGGTLIGALIIQLLRYTLLAHGIPDAAALVVKAGIIIAAVYVQRRSR is encoded by the coding sequence ATGGCTCATGAGTCGCTGCGCAATGACGGCGCGCCACTCGCTTCGGCGAAACCCGCGCCCGATGCGTCGACGGTGAAGAAGAAGCGGCGCATCGCGGTCCAGCGCGAGATCGTCGTGCTGCTGGCGATGCTCGTCTTCAACCTGCTCTTCACACAACACTTCTGGTCGTTGCAAACCTTCAACGTGAATCTGACGCAGGTCGTGACGATTGTGATCGTCGGGATCGGCATGACGCTGGTCGTGGCGACGGGCGGCATTGATTTGTCCGTTGGCGCTTCGATGGCGATTGCGGGCGCGCTTGCGCCGATGCTGTTCCTGCACATCGCCGGCCCGCTCGGCATCGCGCTCGCGTTCGTGCTGCCCGTTCTGGCCGCCGCCGTGTGCGGCGTGTTCAACGGCTTTCTCGTCACGCGATTAGCCGTGCAACCGATTGTCGCCACGCTGGTGCTGTTCATCGCCGGGCGCGGCATCGCGCAAGTCGTCACTGACGGCAGCCTGCAAGCGTTCAACAATCCGGCGTTCCAGTGGATCGCGCTCGGCAAGGTGGCGGGCGTCCCGTTCCAGGTGCTGCTGATGTTCGCGCTCGTCGCGTTCTTCGCGTGGGTCGTGAAGAAGACGCTGTTCGGTCAGTATCTGCTCGTGACGGGCGGCAACGAAAAGTCCGCGTATCTGAGCGGCGTGCCGACCGCGCGCGTGAAGATGATCGCGTATACGCTGTGTGCGGCGCTGTCGGGACTCGCGGGGCTGATTTCGATTTCGGTGAATTCGTCGTCGGATGCGAACGTGGTCGGGCTCGGCATCGAACTCGATGCGATTGCGGCCGTGGCCGTTGGAGGCACGGCGTTGACGGGCGGCAAGGCGTATATCGGCGGCACGCTGATTGGCGCGCTGATCATCCAGTTGCTGCGCTACACGCTGCTTGCGCACGGCATCCCCGATGCGGCCGCGCTCGTCGTCAAGGCGGGCATCATCATCGCGGCTGTGTACGTGCAGCGGCGTTCGCGCTAA
- a CDS encoding sugar ABC transporter ATP-binding protein → MQGIDISFGGVPALRGANLSVAAGEVHALIGQNGAGKSTMIKILTGAYRRSGGTVRFEGREIDFRTPKEAREAGISTIYQEINLVPFRSVAENIFLGREPRRFGLIDWREVQRRASALLESFGLQIDVKKPAGSYSTAIQQMVALARSVSSDAKMVIMDESTSSLDEREVELLFTVVRKLRDDGRAVIFVSHRLDELYALCDRVTVMRDGQTVAQSAMKDIDKRQLVTTMLGRTLAAVVQDDSATREANLARRGDKAISARNLSAHPKVSDVSLDVHAGEAVGLAGLLGSGRTETMRLLFGADPAERGTLSINGKDVALKSPQDAIARGLAYLTEDRKAEGIVPDLSVRDNLTLVCLRTLSKHGIVDVKQQQAIVDRFIASLGIKLRSPDQPIRELSGGNQQKVLLARWLAAQPSLLLLDEPTRGIDVGAKADVAKIVRELRDEGMAVLLSASELEELTAVADRAVVIRDGRTVAELDGAQMSESAIMDAIAYGSAGTSQLVEAAQSAHIDDALEGDRHGS, encoded by the coding sequence ATGCAGGGCATCGACATTTCGTTCGGCGGCGTGCCGGCGTTGCGCGGCGCGAATCTCAGCGTCGCCGCGGGCGAGGTGCATGCGTTGATCGGCCAGAACGGCGCGGGCAAATCGACGATGATCAAGATCCTCACTGGCGCTTATCGTCGCTCGGGCGGCACGGTGCGCTTCGAGGGCCGCGAGATCGACTTCCGCACGCCGAAAGAAGCGCGCGAAGCAGGCATCAGCACGATCTATCAGGAGATCAACCTGGTGCCGTTCCGCTCGGTGGCAGAGAACATTTTCCTGGGCCGCGAACCGCGCCGCTTCGGTCTGATCGACTGGCGCGAAGTGCAGCGGCGCGCGTCCGCGCTGCTCGAATCGTTCGGTTTGCAGATCGACGTGAAGAAGCCCGCGGGCAGCTATTCAACGGCGATTCAGCAGATGGTTGCGCTCGCGCGCTCCGTGTCGTCGGACGCGAAGATGGTCATCATGGACGAATCGACTTCGTCGCTCGACGAACGCGAAGTCGAACTGCTGTTCACCGTCGTGCGCAAGCTGCGCGACGACGGGCGCGCGGTGATCTTCGTGTCGCATCGGCTCGACGAGCTGTACGCGCTGTGCGACCGCGTGACGGTGATGCGCGACGGCCAGACCGTTGCGCAAAGCGCGATGAAGGATATCGACAAACGCCAGCTCGTCACGACGATGCTCGGCCGCACGCTCGCTGCCGTCGTGCAGGACGACAGCGCCACACGCGAAGCAAATCTCGCGCGACGCGGCGACAAGGCGATCTCGGCGCGCAATCTGTCCGCGCATCCAAAGGTGAGCGACGTGTCCCTCGACGTGCACGCGGGCGAAGCCGTCGGCCTCGCAGGCCTGCTCGGCTCGGGCCGCACGGAAACGATGCGCCTGCTGTTCGGCGCGGACCCCGCCGAGCGCGGCACGCTGTCGATCAACGGCAAGGACGTCGCGCTGAAGTCGCCTCAGGACGCAATCGCGCGCGGCCTCGCGTATCTCACGGAAGACCGCAAGGCCGAAGGCATCGTGCCGGACCTGTCGGTGCGCGACAACCTCACCCTCGTCTGTCTGCGCACGCTGTCGAAGCACGGCATCGTCGATGTGAAGCAACAGCAGGCGATCGTCGATCGCTTTATTGCGTCGCTTGGCATCAAGCTGCGTTCGCCCGATCAACCGATCCGCGAACTCTCGGGCGGTAATCAGCAGAAGGTGCTGCTTGCGCGCTGGCTCGCTGCACAGCCTTCGCTGCTGTTGCTCGACGAACCGACGCGCGGCATCGATGTCGGCGCCAAAGCCGATGTCGCGAAGATCGTGCGCGAACTGCGCGACGAAGGCATGGCGGTACTGTTGTCCGCTTCCGAACTCGAAGAACTGACGGCCGTGGCCGATCGCGCGGTGGTGATCCGCGACGGCCGCACGGTTGCCGAACTGGATGGCGCGCAAATGAGCGAATCCGCGATCATGGACGCGATTGCCTACGGCAGCGCGGGCACCTCGCAACTGGTGGAAGCGGCGCAGTCCGCGCATATCGACGATGCACTGGAGGGCGACCGTCATGGCTCATGA